One segment of Thermodesulfobacteriota bacterium DNA contains the following:
- a CDS encoding DMT family transporter, with protein MGLNVALLIFVIITWGYSWVLMKIGLDFMEPFTLATWRCALGGLCMLPFLYGKWAYLPKGRKWLDYAIVGFFQTTAMFGFMLYGMKFVTAGKTAVLLYTMPIWTSLLVHFYLKERLDSSKWLGVAIGSLGILCILGWDTIVHQDLEILTGEFLIILGAISWAMANIWVRRRMFDEDSYVVNGLQMLIGTGGLAFLSIPTVGLFKVEITWVSVGVILFTGLVASAINFTIWFYLIRKLDINTATFSSMLVPVFGLIFDWLQLGNRLDIGVMVGGALILLGIYQVSNQRRPYPSQAEIR; from the coding sequence ATGGGACTGAATGTTGCACTCCTTATCTTTGTCATCATAACCTGGGGATATTCATGGGTTCTCATGAAGATAGGGTTGGATTTCATGGAACCGTTTACACTGGCTACCTGGAGGTGTGCGTTGGGGGGATTATGTATGCTACCTTTCCTCTACGGCAAGTGGGCTTACTTGCCGAAAGGACGGAAATGGCTCGACTATGCTATCGTAGGGTTTTTCCAAACCACGGCCATGTTCGGTTTCATGCTCTACGGGATGAAGTTTGTCACCGCCGGAAAAACCGCGGTTCTACTCTATACCATGCCTATATGGACGAGCCTTCTCGTTCATTTCTACCTGAAGGAAAGGCTCGATAGCTCGAAGTGGCTGGGGGTGGCAATCGGAAGCTTGGGGATTTTATGCATACTGGGCTGGGATACCATAGTGCATCAGGATTTGGAGATACTGACCGGAGAATTCTTAATCATTCTGGGAGCGATCTCCTGGGCTATGGCCAATATCTGGGTGAGAAGGCGGATGTTTGATGAAGATTCTTACGTGGTTAACGGTCTTCAGATGTTGATTGGAACTGGGGGTCTTGCCTTCCTATCCATTCCTACAGTCGGGCTTTTTAAGGTTGAGATAACCTGGGTATCTGTAGGGGTTATTCTATTCACCGGCCTGGTGGCATCGGCAATAAACTTTACCATCTGGTTTTACTTGATCAGGAAGCTCGACATAAACACGGCAACCTTCTCCTCGATGCTCGTTCCGGTCTTCGGACTGATATTTGACTGGTTACAACTGGGAAACAGGCTGGATATAGGGGTGATGGTAGGGGGAGCATTAATACTCCTGGGGATTTATCAGGTTTCCAATCAGAGAAGGCCTTATCCCTCTCAGGCGGAAATTCGGTGA
- a CDS encoding TIGR00730 family Rossman fold protein, whose product MSLNTSDLTEEKKPGLPEQIERPIPLAEDRFFLEGPHSRKKELWIVIKAMYEFIKGFRSLHFVGPCVTVFGSARFKEDHPYYAQGRIIGRRLAEMGFTVITGGGPGIMEAANRGAKEAGGMSVGCNIILPQEQKPNPYLDRWVTFHYFFVRKVMLFKYSYAFVVMPGGVGTMDEFFEAITLIQNKKIFNFPLVLIGKDYFQPLMNFLKNMAIEGTISSSDLELLLLTDSVDEAMEHIRVHAVEKFGLTRRKIPRPSRLLWE is encoded by the coding sequence ATGTCCTTAAACACAAGCGACCTGACCGAAGAGAAGAAACCCGGCCTACCTGAGCAAATCGAGCGTCCGATACCACTCGCCGAAGACCGTTTTTTCCTGGAAGGCCCCCATTCCAGAAAGAAGGAACTATGGATAGTTATTAAGGCGATGTATGAGTTCATAAAGGGATTTCGGAGCCTTCATTTCGTCGGTCCATGCGTTACCGTGTTCGGCTCGGCCCGTTTCAAGGAGGACCATCCATACTACGCCCAGGGAAGGATCATCGGGCGTCGGCTGGCCGAGATGGGGTTCACCGTAATAACCGGAGGGGGGCCGGGGATAATGGAGGCGGCCAACCGGGGAGCGAAGGAAGCAGGGGGAATGTCGGTCGGGTGTAACATTATTCTTCCCCAAGAACAAAAGCCCAATCCCTACCTGGACAGGTGGGTGACGTTTCATTATTTCTTTGTCCGCAAGGTCATGTTGTTCAAGTACTCCTATGCATTTGTAGTGATGCCCGGCGGCGTCGGCACCATGGATGAATTCTTTGAAGCCATAACTTTGATCCAAAATAAGAAGATATTCAATTTCCCCCTGGTTCTAATAGGCAAGGATTACTTCCAGCCGCTCATGAATTTTCTAAAGAACATGGCCATAGAAGGCACGATCTCCTCTTCCGACCTGGAACTTCTTCTTTTGACCGATTCGGTGGATGAGGCGATGGAGCATATAAGGGTGCACGCAGTAGAAAAATTCGGATTAACCAGGCGGAAGATTCCGAGACCATCCAGATTACTCTGGGAGTAA
- a CDS encoding GIY-YIG nuclease family protein: MKQESEMEKAWVYILRCSDGSYYTGKSQNLERRIAQHKDGTFGGYTSRRLPVELVFTGCIPTYEEAIRAERQIKGWSRAKKEALIRGDFDLLHELAECRNESHYRNKKVD; encoded by the coding sequence GTGAAACAGGAAAGCGAAATGGAAAAGGCTTGGGTTTACATACTCAGATGTTCTGACGGAAGTTATTACACGGGCAAGTCACAGAACCTTGAGCGAAGAATTGCTCAACATAAGGACGGCACATTTGGCGGGTACACCTCAAGACGTCTTCCGGTCGAATTGGTCTTTACAGGATGCATCCCGACTTATGAAGAAGCGATCCGGGCCGAAAGACAGATTAAAGGTTGGTCCCGAGCTAAGAAAGAAGCCCTTATTAGAGGAGATTTCGATTTGCTTCATGAATTAGCTGAGTGCAGGAATGAGAGTCATTATAGGAATAAGAAAGTGGATTAG
- a CDS encoding AarF/ABC1/UbiB kinase family protein yields the protein MNAISIFTKFGDVQRLRQIFSVLARHGYGHLIERLGLRDSRVLGVIFPQPATQTASNPERIRLALEELGPTFVKFGQILSIRPDLVPLSYTEEFSKLQDNVPPFTFEEVQDQVRMELGVEVKELFKSFDPRPVASASLSQVHRASLKDGTSVAVKVQRPGIKPLIESDIDLLYLLARMAERSIPELGFYAPRKVVREFERAIMRELDFTIEAANAERFRRNFDGDPDIYFPGVYNEFSGKRVLTMDYVEGVKIVDIPLFGHDPKAVARLGLRAVVEMIFRDGFFHADPHPGNVFVLEGNRIAYLDLGQVGRVSEEVRQKMLFLLLSIIREDFEEVVQILYKIGIKEDEVDMSEFRADVIDICEKHFGKPLKHMELGAFIKDLLEGSLRHRIRIPYEYALMCKALITMEGVGKTLDPDINIFKESHPYLVEIFKKRYNPHRISKDLTKSLITLSSVVQETPPQIKGILDSLESGRFKVRVEDTGIEKRAIRWETIINRVIITLLISTLVLASLALVILGESGWATFFSLVGFLFAGFLGFFLMLSILKSGKF from the coding sequence TTGAACGCCATTTCAATTTTTACCAAATTCGGGGATGTCCAAAGGCTAAGGCAAATATTCTCCGTATTAGCCAGGCATGGCTACGGGCATCTCATCGAGAGACTAGGGTTAAGGGATTCCCGTGTGCTTGGGGTTATTTTCCCCCAGCCGGCTACTCAGACCGCTTCCAATCCGGAGCGCATTCGCCTGGCCCTGGAAGAGCTGGGTCCTACCTTCGTTAAGTTCGGACAGATATTGAGCATACGCCCGGACCTGGTTCCGCTCTCCTATACCGAGGAGTTCTCGAAGCTCCAGGACAACGTGCCGCCCTTTACGTTCGAGGAGGTTCAAGACCAGGTCAGGATGGAACTGGGCGTGGAGGTCAAGGAGTTATTTAAATCATTTGACCCCAGGCCGGTGGCCTCTGCTTCCCTTTCTCAGGTTCACCGGGCAAGCCTTAAGGACGGCACCTCGGTTGCAGTTAAAGTTCAGCGTCCGGGGATTAAACCGCTTATAGAGAGCGATATTGACCTGCTTTATCTCCTGGCACGGATGGCGGAGAGAAGCATCCCCGAACTGGGCTTCTACGCTCCCAGAAAAGTGGTAAGGGAGTTTGAGAGGGCAATAATGAGGGAGCTCGACTTTACCATAGAAGCGGCCAATGCGGAGAGGTTCAGGAGAAACTTCGACGGCGACCCCGATATATATTTCCCCGGCGTTTATAACGAGTTTTCAGGCAAGAGGGTGCTGACCATGGACTATGTGGAAGGGGTAAAGATTGTGGATATACCCCTTTTCGGACACGACCCCAAAGCGGTGGCCCGGCTCGGGTTGAGAGCAGTTGTAGAGATGATATTCCGTGACGGCTTTTTCCATGCCGACCCGCACCCGGGAAACGTATTCGTCCTGGAGGGAAACAGAATCGCCTATCTCGACTTAGGCCAGGTAGGCCGGGTAAGCGAGGAGGTAAGACAGAAGATGCTCTTCCTTCTCCTCTCCATAATAAGAGAGGATTTTGAGGAAGTGGTGCAAATACTCTATAAAATAGGGATTAAAGAGGACGAGGTCGATATGTCCGAGTTTCGGGCGGACGTCATCGATATTTGCGAAAAGCACTTTGGCAAGCCGCTAAAACACATGGAACTGGGAGCGTTCATAAAAGACCTCCTGGAGGGCTCGCTTAGACATCGAATCAGAATCCCCTACGAATACGCTCTAATGTGCAAGGCTCTAATCACCATGGAGGGAGTGGGCAAGACCCTTGACCCGGATATAAACATTTTTAAGGAGTCTCATCCCTATTTAGTGGAAATATTCAAGAAGAGGTACAATCCGCATAGAATTTCCAAAGACCTGACCAAATCCTTGATCACCCTCTCCAGCGTCGTTCAAGAAACACCTCCTCAGATAAAGGGGATACTGGATAGCCTGGAGAGCGGTAGGTTCAAGGTCCGTGTCGAAGACACAGGGATTGAGAAGAGGGCGATCAGGTGGGAGACAATAATAAACCGTGTTATTATCACTCTTCTGATCTCGACCCTGGTTCTTGCTTCCCTTGCCCTGGTTATTCTTGGTGAATCAGGCTGGGCCACCTTTTTCAGCCTGGTGGGATTTTTGTTTGCCGGTTTTCTCGGCTTCTTTTTGATGCTCTCCATTTTAAAGTCCGGGAAGTTTTGA
- a CDS encoding electron transfer flavoprotein subunit beta/FixA family protein: MRSIVIVRQTPDTEAKIKVASGGDTIDNEGIKWIVNPYDEFAIEEAIRIKEKLGGEVVLITMGPARCAEALRTGLAMGADTAVHIKDESFAYTDPYAISKAIAQEIKNLGEFDLILTGKKMIDEETGQVGIQVAEELGIPHVAIVTKLEISSDQKKATCQREIEGGQVIVEVPLPAIITCERGLNEPRYASLPGIMKAKKKPLKEVTIDGIDPAGLGLTKEALGPAGARFKTVSYRIPQIERKLKVIKGSKQDMVKDNEIVESARELVKLLREEAKVI; encoded by the coding sequence GTGAGAAGTATCGTCATTGTTAGGCAGACCCCGGATACCGAGGCTAAGATCAAAGTGGCTTCGGGCGGGGACACGATCGATAACGAAGGGATAAAATGGATCGTAAATCCCTACGATGAGTTTGCTATCGAAGAGGCCATAAGAATCAAGGAAAAGTTAGGGGGCGAGGTGGTACTCATCACCATGGGGCCGGCAAGATGCGCCGAGGCCCTCCGTACCGGCCTGGCTATGGGAGCAGACACCGCCGTACACATAAAGGACGAAAGCTTCGCCTACACGGACCCTTACGCCATCTCCAAGGCGATTGCCCAGGAGATCAAGAATCTCGGTGAATTCGATTTAATCCTCACCGGGAAGAAGATGATCGACGAGGAGACCGGACAGGTTGGGATCCAGGTAGCAGAGGAGTTGGGGATCCCCCACGTAGCCATAGTCACCAAGCTTGAGATATCATCCGACCAAAAGAAGGCCACCTGTCAAAGAGAGATAGAGGGCGGGCAGGTCATCGTAGAGGTTCCACTTCCGGCCATAATCACCTGCGAAAGGGGATTAAACGAGCCGAGATACGCTTCACTTCCCGGGATAATGAAAGCAAAGAAAAAACCGCTTAAAGAGGTAACCATAGACGGCATTGACCCGGCTGGATTGGGTTTAACCAAAGAAGCGCTCGGCCCGGCGGGAGCGAGATTCAAGACCGTTTCATACAGGATTCCGCAGATAGAGAGAAAACTGAAGGTGATTAAGGGGTCCAAACAAGACATGGTAAAGGATAACGAGATTGTTGAATCAGCCCGGGAGCTTGTAAAGCTCCTCCGGGAAGAGGCCAAGGTAATTTAA
- the budA gene encoding acetolactate decarboxylase: MKRIYFVTFLAFWVLLLSEAPGISRDKDVIFQASTIEALSAGVYDGEITYKVLKKQGDFGLGTFNALDGEMVALDGKFYQIKYDGKAYLVDDSMKTPFATVKFFKPDKVISLHEAVNCESLEKKINQSLPTENIFYSIRLEGVFKQARVRSVPGQKKPYPPLVEALEKETVFELNDVRGTIVGFRMPEYMAGLNVPGYHFHFITEDRKAGGHVLDCNVQKAKVEIDYSSDFRLILPGSGEFLKTELGKDKRTGLYKLERQTPE; the protein is encoded by the coding sequence ATGAAGAGGATTTATTTTGTTACCTTTCTTGCATTTTGGGTCCTTCTTTTAAGCGAAGCTCCCGGAATATCCCGGGATAAGGACGTAATATTCCAGGCCTCTACCATCGAAGCCCTCTCCGCCGGTGTTTATGACGGAGAGATAACTTATAAGGTGCTCAAAAAGCAAGGCGATTTCGGTTTGGGCACTTTTAATGCCCTAGACGGTGAGATGGTCGCCCTCGACGGCAAATTCTATCAAATAAAGTACGATGGTAAAGCCTATCTTGTAGATGACTCCATGAAAACTCCTTTTGCCACGGTGAAGTTTTTCAAACCGGATAAGGTCATATCCTTGCATGAAGCAGTGAACTGTGAGAGCTTAGAAAAGAAGATAAACCAATCACTTCCCACCGAGAACATCTTCTACTCAATCAGGCTCGAAGGGGTATTCAAGCAGGCCAGGGTCAGAAGCGTACCCGGACAAAAAAAGCCTTACCCTCCACTGGTTGAGGCCCTGGAAAAGGAAACGGTATTCGAGCTTAATGATGTGAGAGGGACGATAGTAGGGTTCCGAATGCCCGAATACATGGCCGGGCTTAATGTCCCCGGTTATCACTTTCATTTTATAACCGAAGACAGAAAGGCCGGGGGACACGTACTCGACTGCAATGTTCAAAAAGCCAAAGTGGAAATAGATTATTCCTCCGACTTCCGCTTGATATTGCCCGGGAGCGGGGAATTCCTGAAAACGGAGTTGGGAAAAGATAAAAGAACAGGCCTGTACAAGCTGGAGAGGCAGACGCCAGAGTGA
- a CDS encoding SEC-C domain-containing protein codes for MKNLDESCTCGSGKRFRDCCYHNDSVVDLTQYKFDQADKELRMKIVDFSHRPDIQAQIGEAFYIWKNDPEILNENILEDDIDDLMFSKFFDWFIHDFKLLDDGKRVIERFYEEERKYLSEVEDQILNDWMDNLYSFFEVEEVFPKKGCRVRDIFSGELIEVKDTASSERISTSDIIAGRPLKTGNNYYFSGVILVYPSSFKPLIIDFFNREFKEYKKVFGRKSTSKDYLKDWGFLMGNYLEDALKHQRFLTPEGDDLVLASATYDLKNYDRALGNLRKVNSLQEMAGGTDELRMFSWLRADKSTIYGTIELEKDKLRIECYSANILSKAKNLVEKRLKGLVVHEGDKIRQLESLMPKGKSGRPSKANKKSRARNKVEVNPVLDRYYEDWIDKPLKVLQGKTPRQAMQTRQGRDKLNSILDELQNLYEHARERGEPYYDVSKLRKKLRLE; via the coding sequence ATGAAAAATCTGGATGAATCTTGTACCTGCGGCAGCGGAAAGAGATTCCGGGATTGCTGCTATCATAACGATTCCGTTGTTGACCTCACCCAGTATAAGTTTGACCAGGCAGATAAAGAGCTCAGGATGAAGATTGTAGATTTTTCCCACCGTCCGGACATCCAGGCCCAGATTGGCGAAGCATTTTACATCTGGAAAAACGACCCGGAGATCTTGAACGAAAACATACTCGAAGATGATATAGATGACCTCATGTTCTCTAAATTCTTCGATTGGTTTATACACGATTTCAAACTGCTCGACGATGGGAAAAGGGTGATAGAGCGTTTCTACGAGGAGGAGAGGAAGTACCTTTCCGAGGTCGAGGACCAGATACTTAACGACTGGATGGATAATCTATACAGCTTTTTCGAGGTAGAGGAGGTATTCCCTAAAAAGGGATGCCGGGTCAGGGATATTTTCAGCGGAGAGCTGATAGAGGTAAAGGACACCGCCTCGTCCGAGCGTATTTCCACTTCGGATATAATAGCGGGAAGGCCGCTTAAGACCGGGAACAATTATTATTTCTCAGGCGTGATATTGGTATATCCATCGTCGTTCAAGCCGCTAATCATAGATTTCTTCAATCGGGAATTCAAGGAGTACAAAAAGGTGTTCGGGAGAAAATCGACATCCAAGGACTATTTAAAAGATTGGGGATTTCTGATGGGGAATTACCTGGAAGACGCCCTCAAGCATCAGCGTTTCTTGACCCCGGAGGGGGACGACCTGGTCCTGGCATCGGCGACCTACGACCTTAAGAACTACGACCGGGCGCTGGGAAATTTAAGAAAGGTCAACTCCCTTCAGGAGATGGCGGGAGGAACAGACGAACTCCGGATGTTTTCCTGGTTGAGGGCGGACAAGAGCACGATATACGGAACTATCGAGCTAGAAAAGGACAAGCTTAGGATAGAATGCTACTCGGCTAATATACTCTCCAAAGCCAAGAATCTGGTAGAAAAAAGACTAAAAGGGCTGGTAGTTCATGAGGGGGATAAAATCAGGCAACTGGAATCGCTCATGCCGAAAGGTAAATCTGGCCGGCCCAGTAAAGCTAATAAGAAGTCACGCGCCCGTAATAAGGTTGAAGTGAACCCGGTCCTGGACAGGTACTACGAAGACTGGATAGATAAACCCCTCAAGGTTCTCCAGGGTAAAACCCCCCGGCAGGCTATGCAGACAAGGCAGGGAAGGGATAAGCTAAACTCTATCTTGGATGAGTTGCAGAACCTATACGAGCATGCCCGCGAGCGCGGCGAGCCCTATTACGACGTATCAAAGCTACGGAAGAAACTCAGGCTTGAGTAA
- a CDS encoding electron transfer flavoprotein subunit alpha/FixB family protein encodes MSNEIWVVADLTIDGKVRKVTFEALSEARKKLAGKMGGPLCGVLIGSGVSGLAEELGKYGAEKVYVVDNELLKDYTPEGYATALSGLIKKHSPAIVITGNTSIGQDFFPRAAANVGAGLTMDAVELDLTDDNRLKVQRYKYSAKSISTVEFLDHKPQMTTIRPNVFKTEEAPKNAEVVNESVDLKPENIVTKVIEVKRKQSERPELTEAERIVSGGRGLGSAENFKYIFELADAFGAAAGASRAAVDSGYAPFEMQVGQTGKVVSPVLYVAIAISGSIQHYAGMGSSKVIVAINKDPEAPIFQKCDYGICGDLFEVLPPLTEEVKKLLVQE; translated from the coding sequence ATGAGCAATGAAATCTGGGTAGTTGCAGACCTTACTATAGACGGCAAAGTGAGGAAGGTAACTTTTGAGGCCTTATCCGAGGCCAGAAAAAAGCTCGCCGGTAAAATGGGAGGACCGCTTTGCGGAGTCCTGATCGGCTCCGGGGTCTCCGGGCTAGCGGAAGAGCTGGGAAAGTATGGGGCGGAAAAGGTTTACGTCGTAGACAACGAACTGCTAAAAGATTATACGCCTGAAGGATATGCCACTGCGCTTTCCGGGTTGATCAAAAAACACAGCCCGGCAATCGTAATTACCGGAAACACATCCATAGGCCAGGATTTTTTCCCCAGGGCAGCGGCTAACGTGGGAGCGGGTCTTACGATGGACGCGGTCGAGTTGGACCTGACCGACGATAACAGGCTTAAGGTCCAGAGATACAAATACTCCGCCAAATCCATTTCCACCGTAGAATTTCTCGACCATAAACCGCAGATGACCACCATCAGGCCGAACGTGTTTAAAACAGAGGAAGCCCCCAAAAATGCCGAGGTGGTCAACGAATCGGTCGACCTTAAACCGGAAAACATTGTGACCAAGGTCATAGAGGTGAAAAGAAAGCAATCAGAGCGGCCCGAGCTTACCGAAGCGGAGCGAATCGTCTCCGGCGGGCGCGGACTAGGAAGCGCAGAGAATTTCAAGTACATCTTCGAGCTTGCCGACGCATTCGGCGCGGCGGCAGGCGCGTCTCGCGCGGCGGTGGACTCAGGATACGCCCCATTTGAGATGCAGGTAGGCCAGACCGGAAAGGTGGTTTCACCCGTTCTATACGTGGCCATTGCAATTTCTGGCTCTATTCAGCATTATGCCGGCATGGGTTCATCCAAGGTGATCGTGGCAATCAACAAAGACCCGGAAGCGCCTATTTTCCAGAAATGCGATTATGGAATTTGCGGCGACCTGTTCGAGGTGCTGCCGCCTCTGACGGAGGAAGTTAAGAAGCTTCTAGTACAGGAGTAA
- a CDS encoding aspartate aminotransferase family protein, with amino-acid sequence MIEDTYIKQRPKSKALYERAANVFPSGVTHDIRYILPFPNYIAETKGSRKWDVDGNEYVDFAMGHGALLLGHGREEIVSAVRELMGKGTHYGGSSELEVKWGEIVKNLIPSAERVKFTGSGTEATLLALRLARAFTGKSKIIKFLGHFHGWHDYLIRAERPPWEQAPAGVPFGVLKTVVALPCDSSLVEGILASDEDIAGIIIEPSGGSWGKVPVPDGFLHQLKELTDRHGVVLIFDEVVTGFRWSPGGAQQAYGITPDLTTLAKILAGGFPGGAVAGRSEVMDLLKFSGDDEKDHRRKIRHQGTFNANPVSAAAGITCLQIVSTGQPQKEAANKAAEIRKALNEIIRSYEVEGCVYGDSSVFHITMGVRPKDFTGGDIKNPKLPPEILKNGMEKNLAKLFQLSMLVEGIDFFHLGGLVSSVHTDEDVEKTVRAFENTIKRLRKEGMLK; translated from the coding sequence ATGATAGAGGATACCTACATAAAGCAAAGACCAAAGTCAAAAGCCCTTTACGAAAGGGCGGCAAATGTCTTCCCCAGCGGGGTGACCCATGACATCCGTTATATACTTCCATTCCCGAACTACATAGCCGAGACGAAAGGGTCGAGGAAATGGGACGTGGATGGGAACGAATATGTGGATTTTGCCATGGGCCACGGTGCATTGCTCCTGGGGCACGGGAGAGAAGAGATAGTCAGCGCCGTAAGGGAGCTAATGGGCAAAGGAACCCACTACGGCGGGTCGAGCGAGCTTGAAGTGAAATGGGGAGAGATAGTAAAAAACCTTATTCCGTCGGCAGAAAGGGTAAAATTCACCGGTTCCGGGACCGAAGCTACCCTGCTTGCCCTACGGCTGGCCAGGGCCTTCACCGGAAAGAGCAAGATAATTAAGTTCTTAGGACACTTTCACGGATGGCATGATTACCTCATAAGGGCGGAAAGGCCGCCATGGGAACAAGCCCCCGCCGGTGTTCCCTTTGGGGTCTTAAAAACCGTGGTAGCGCTCCCCTGCGACTCATCGTTAGTCGAAGGTATCTTAGCATCCGACGAGGATATAGCCGGAATAATAATAGAGCCTTCGGGCGGCTCCTGGGGAAAGGTACCGGTTCCGGACGGGTTTCTCCATCAATTAAAAGAACTGACCGATAGGCACGGTGTCGTACTTATTTTTGATGAGGTGGTAACCGGATTCAGATGGTCTCCGGGCGGCGCTCAACAAGCATATGGAATAACACCGGACTTGACGACTCTTGCCAAAATCCTTGCCGGCGGGTTTCCGGGCGGAGCAGTCGCCGGGAGGAGCGAGGTAATGGATTTACTCAAGTTTAGCGGTGATGATGAGAAAGACCACAGAAGGAAGATTAGGCATCAGGGCACGTTCAATGCAAACCCGGTTTCGGCTGCTGCCGGGATCACCTGTCTTCAGATTGTCTCAACCGGCCAGCCTCAGAAAGAGGCGGCCAACAAAGCGGCCGAGATTAGAAAAGCCCTGAACGAAATAATAAGGTCGTATGAAGTAGAAGGATGTGTGTATGGCGATAGCTCGGTTTTCCATATTACCATGGGTGTGAGACCAAAGGATTTTACTGGTGGAGATATAAAAAATCCTAAGCTCCCTCCCGAAATCCTCAAAAATGGAATGGAAAAGAATCTGGCCAAACTCTTTCAGTTGTCCATGCTGGTTGAAGGAATAGATTTCTTCCACCTGGGCGGTCTGGTCAGCTCCGTCCACACCGATGAGGATGTGGAGAAGACGGTCAGGGCTTTTGAGAACACAATTAAAAGGTTAAGGAAAGAAGGAATGTTGAAATAG
- a CDS encoding PIN domain-containing protein, whose translation MTKLWVVDSSILISYLRFGKYEDFLFKNLSKKTLFFPGPVIGELYAGATTKEDRKDLESLRQALGKNIVETTVEDWILAGRCIALYTMRYGKVRPRDHILDILIAITAANVGAVLVTENLRDMKRWKDMLGRMGKGVKLEAPKG comes from the coding sequence ATGACGAAGTTGTGGGTTGTTGACTCTTCTATATTAATTTCCTACCTGCGTTTTGGGAAATATGAAGATTTTCTCTTCAAAAACCTGTCTAAAAAAACTCTATTTTTCCCCGGGCCAGTTATTGGAGAGCTTTACGCCGGCGCAACTACAAAAGAAGACCGAAAGGACTTGGAATCCTTGCGTCAAGCCCTGGGAAAAAATATTGTAGAAACGACGGTAGAGGATTGGATATTAGCAGGAAGATGCATAGCACTCTATACGATGCGATACGGCAAAGTAAGACCGAGAGATCATATTCTAGATATTCTCATTGCTATAACAGCGGCCAATGTAGGAGCGGTTTTAGTGACAGAAAACCTAAGGGATATGAAGAGGTGGAAGGATATGCTTGGCAGAATGGGGAAAGGGGTCAAATTGGAAGCCCCTAAGGGTTAA
- the trpS gene encoding tryptophan--tRNA ligase: MSTAKPILVTGDRPTGRLHLGHLVGSLYNRIKFQHDYQCFFLVADLHMLTTHYDKIEEVEKNVLEMVIDWLSVGMDPTRSTFYIQSQVPAITELYAILAMLCPVPRAERIPTLKEKIQDMGIGENYSVGLLGYPILMAADILIFKATKVPVGEDQLSHLELTRELARRFNYLYGQFFPEPEAVVSETSRLVGTDGNRKMSKSLDNCIYLSDDPKTVEKRVRSMYTDPNRIRADIPGTVEGNPVFIYHDAFNKNKEEVEDLKTRYRSGKVGDVEVKQKLSRAINELLDPIREKRNYYEKRIDEVRDILRQGTARARAIGGENMEEIISHMGLFRP; the protein is encoded by the coding sequence ATGTCAACCGCTAAGCCGATACTGGTAACCGGAGACCGACCTACGGGGCGACTGCATCTGGGACACCTGGTTGGCTCTCTATACAACCGAATAAAATTCCAGCATGACTACCAATGCTTTTTCCTGGTCGCTGACCTGCACATGCTCACCACTCATTATGACAAAATTGAGGAGGTGGAGAAGAACGTATTAGAGATGGTAATCGACTGGCTAAGCGTGGGCATGGACCCCACCCGTTCCACCTTCTACATCCAGTCACAGGTACCCGCCATTACCGAACTATATGCCATACTGGCGATGCTTTGCCCGGTGCCCAGGGCGGAGAGAATACCAACCCTGAAAGAGAAGATTCAGGACATGGGGATCGGAGAGAACTATTCTGTCGGCCTTCTCGGATACCCTATTTTGATGGCGGCCGATATTCTCATATTCAAGGCGACGAAAGTGCCGGTCGGAGAGGATCAGTTAAGCCACCTGGAGCTTACCCGCGAACTGGCCCGGCGTTTTAATTATTTATACGGCCAGTTCTTTCCCGAACCCGAAGCGGTCGTGAGCGAGACCTCCCGGTTGGTCGGGACCGACGGTAATCGGAAGATGAGCAAAAGCCTGGACAACTGTATCTATCTTTCCGATGACCCCAAGACCGTGGAAAAGCGCGTGCGCAGTATGTACACGGACCCCAATAGAATAAGGGCGGATATACCCGGAACTGTGGAGGGAAATCCGGTCTTCATCTACCACGATGCCTTCAACAAGAATAAAGAAGAGGTGGAAGACCTGAAAACGCGCTACCGTTCCGGAAAGGTCGGCGACGTGGAAGTAAAGCAAAAGTTGAGTAGAGCAATCAACGAACTTCTCGACCCGATTCGAGAAAAGAGGAATTACTACGAAAAACGGATTGATGAGGTCAGGGATATTCTTCGCCAGGGGACGGCTAGAGCCAGAGCGATCGGCGGGGAGAATATGGAGGAAATCATCAGTCATATGGGTTTGTTCAGGCCTTAG